In Halovivax gelatinilyticus, the following are encoded in one genomic region:
- a CDS encoding DUF5779 family protein yields MSDFDLDLRAMEEHIEESDTPVDGDIVLDFLDGSTPPAERVETVADGNVLVLCVDGDVNELAAGFARQVSELGGNLVHFRGFLLVTPPDVEVDNSRL; encoded by the coding sequence ATGAGTGACTTCGACCTCGATCTTCGGGCGATGGAAGAGCACATCGAGGAATCCGACACGCCGGTCGACGGCGACATCGTACTCGACTTTCTCGACGGTTCGACGCCACCGGCTGAACGCGTCGAGACCGTCGCCGACGGAAACGTTCTGGTATTGTGTGTCGACGGCGACGTCAACGAACTGGCTGCCGGATTCGCTCGGCAGGTTTCGGAACTCGGCGGCAACCTGGTTCACTTTCGCGGATTTCTACTCGTGACGCCACCGGACGTAGAGGTCGACAACAGTCGATTGTAG
- a CDS encoding winged helix-turn-helix transcriptional regulator encodes MGRDDRVDADKRATLRRFATVGATAPFVGAGSAAAETGESEVRDAISGYLTTTPGAHFSKIRDDLKLGTGEAQHHLRTLEEAGRVEQYRDGDYRRFVAAGRFDDFEKTALGYLRRETPRGMIIQLLREPAVSARELAENLDVSAPTVSKYAASLEEAQLLTREDGYALVRPESQLVLLTRHADSFGSDAVSLAGEADSLVSYTG; translated from the coding sequence ATGGGTCGAGACGACCGCGTCGATGCCGACAAACGGGCGACGCTCCGCCGATTCGCGACCGTCGGAGCCACCGCGCCGTTCGTCGGCGCCGGTTCGGCAGCCGCAGAAACCGGCGAAAGCGAAGTTCGAGACGCCATCTCCGGATATCTGACGACGACACCCGGTGCCCACTTTTCGAAGATTCGAGACGACCTCAAACTCGGAACCGGCGAGGCCCAGCACCACCTCCGGACGCTCGAGGAAGCGGGTCGGGTCGAACAGTATCGAGACGGCGATTATCGCCGGTTCGTCGCCGCCGGTCGGTTCGACGACTTCGAAAAGACGGCGCTTGGCTACCTTCGGCGCGAAACGCCGCGAGGAATGATAATCCAGCTACTGCGAGAGCCGGCGGTGAGTGCGAGAGAACTCGCCGAGAACCTCGACGTCTCGGCTCCGACGGTGAGTAAGTACGCCGCGTCGCTCGAAGAGGCGCAACTGTTAACACGCGAAGACGGGTACGCGCTGGTCCGTCCGGAGTCCCAGCTGGTCTTGCTCACCAGACACGCCGATTCGTTCGGATCAGACGCCGTCAGCCTGGCGGGCGAGGCGGATTCGCTCGTCTCCTACACAGGCTAA
- a CDS encoding SPFH domain-containing protein has product MATTSILIISALLFIVVIAALLSAVEIVNAYERRALTVFGEYRKLLDPGINIIPPFVSKTYKFDMRTQTLDVPRQEAITRDNSPVTADAVVYIKVMDAKKAFLEVDDYKKAVSNLAQTTLRAVLGDMELDDTLNKRQEINAHIRQELDEPTDEWGIRVESVEVREVNPSQDVQRAMEQQTSAERKRRAMILEAQGERRSAVEKAEGDKQSQIIRAQGEKQSQILEAQGDSISTVLRARSAESMGERAVIDKGMDALTEIGTSESTTFVLPQELSSMIGRYGKHLTGSDIAEGDGTLESLEFDEETRELIGLDDIAEIIGEIDEEADMDIEAMEQEAQRIKEGKDPANIADPDEVIEEMDQEFSADRNQKTN; this is encoded by the coding sequence ATGGCAACGACATCGATACTCATCATCAGTGCGCTCCTCTTCATCGTCGTCATCGCGGCGCTTTTGAGCGCAGTGGAGATCGTCAACGCGTACGAACGACGTGCGCTGACCGTCTTCGGGGAGTACCGCAAACTCCTGGATCCGGGAATCAACATCATCCCGCCGTTCGTCTCGAAGACGTACAAATTCGATATGCGGACCCAGACGTTAGACGTGCCGCGCCAGGAAGCCATCACGCGAGACAACTCCCCGGTAACCGCAGACGCCGTCGTCTACATCAAGGTGATGGACGCGAAGAAGGCGTTTCTCGAAGTCGACGACTACAAGAAGGCCGTCTCGAATCTCGCCCAGACGACGCTCCGGGCCGTCCTCGGCGACATGGAACTCGACGATACGCTCAACAAGCGCCAGGAGATCAACGCCCACATCCGCCAGGAACTCGACGAGCCGACCGACGAGTGGGGCATCCGCGTCGAGAGCGTCGAGGTCCGCGAGGTCAACCCCTCCCAGGACGTCCAGCGCGCGATGGAACAGCAGACCTCCGCCGAGCGAAAACGCCGCGCGATGATCCTCGAAGCGCAGGGTGAACGGCGGAGCGCCGTCGAGAAAGCCGAAGGTGACAAACAGAGCCAGATCATCCGCGCCCAGGGTGAAAAACAGAGTCAGATCTTAGAAGCCCAGGGTGACTCCATCTCGACGGTCCTCCGGGCACGATCGGCCGAATCGATGGGCGAGCGCGCCGTCATCGACAAGGGAATGGACGCCCTGACAGAGATCGGAACGAGCGAATCGACGACGTTCGTCCTGCCACAGGAACTGTCCTCGATGATCGGTCGCTACGGCAAACACCTCACCGGTAGCGACATCGCCGAAGGCGACGGTACGCTAGAGAGCCTGGAATTCGACGAGGAGACGCGCGAACTGATCGGCCTCGACGATATCGCCGAGATCATCGGCGAGATCGACGAGGAAGCCGACATGGACATCGAGGCCATGGAGCAGGAAGCCCAGCGCATCAAAGAGGGCAAGGATCCGGCCAACATCGCCGATCCGGACGAGGTAATCGAAGAGATGGATCAGGAGTTTAGCGCCGACAGGAATCAGAAAACCAACTAG
- a CDS encoding NfeD family protein, with protein MLELLVSNAALALLAAGLLLMAIEAMSPGAYFIVIGVAMAGAGLIGLLVPGGLGVLVLAGLTLLIGLAATWIYREFDFYGGKGRDQTSNSSSLAGATGYVTETVTPRGGEVKLDSGGFAPIYSARTTGGEIEAGSEVIVLDPGGGNVLTVEEMDAIEADEIDRALARDAEERERQPEEPTTESDEDRTDTDLETER; from the coding sequence ATGCTCGAGTTACTGGTTTCGAACGCCGCGCTCGCTCTGCTCGCCGCCGGATTGCTCCTGATGGCGATCGAGGCGATGTCACCGGGCGCGTACTTCATCGTCATCGGCGTCGCCATGGCCGGTGCCGGCCTGATCGGCCTTCTCGTACCGGGTGGACTCGGCGTGCTCGTCCTCGCCGGATTGACGCTGTTGATCGGTCTCGCAGCGACCTGGATATACCGCGAGTTCGACTTCTACGGCGGGAAGGGACGAGACCAGACGAGCAACTCGAGTTCGCTCGCCGGCGCGACCGGCTACGTAACCGAGACCGTCACGCCCCGGGGTGGCGAGGTGAAACTCGACAGCGGAGGCTTCGCACCCATCTACAGCGCGCGCACGACGGGCGGGGAAATCGAAGCCGGATCGGAGGTCATCGTACTCGACCCCGGCGGCGGAAACGTCCTCACCGTCGAAGAGATGGACGCGATCGAGGCCGACGAAATCGATCGCGCACTCGCTCGCGACGCCGAAGAACGCGAGCGGCAACCGGAGGAACCAACCACGGAGTCCGACGAGGACCGAACGGATACCGACCTCGAAACCGAGCGGTAG
- a CDS encoding DUF7312 domain-containing protein, whose amino-acid sequence MTGEADRDGEIDETPIHTHESPDFSQITPETESTTESGPETADERPSQQFPEPGSTPVVAGTVDREHALFVVLGALTTVIVVARTMGIGF is encoded by the coding sequence ATGACTGGCGAGGCGGATCGGGATGGAGAGATAGATGAGACGCCGATACACACTCACGAAAGTCCCGACTTCTCACAGATAACGCCGGAGACCGAGTCGACGACCGAGTCTGGCCCAGAGACGGCGGACGAACGGCCCTCACAGCAGTTTCCCGAACCGGGATCGACGCCGGTCGTCGCGGGGACGGTCGATCGCGAACACGCCCTGTTCGTGGTTCTGGGCGCGTTGACGACCGTGATTGTCGTCGCCCGAACGATGGGAATCGGATTCTGA
- the pyk gene encoding pyruvate kinase: protein MRNAKIVCTLGPASSDRETIRKLAEAGMSVARLNASHGETDDRAELIERVRAVDEARRHPIAVMLDLQGPEVRTAPLSDDRTITLETGGSVTLVEGDTASADEIGLSTWIGGVTRGDRVLLDDGLISLSVTDVTGETVTARVDSGGELEGRKGVNVPGVDLDLETVTESDRRELELAAEYEVDFVAASFVGSAADVYQVNEELEALGVEIPIVSKIERADAVSNLDELVDSSQGIMVARGDLGVECPMEDVPMIQKRIIRRCRESGVPVITATEMLDSMVHSPRPTRAEASDVANAVLDGTDAVMLSAETAVGDDPVRVVETMRRIVREVERSEEYEEVVESRVPITGASKTDALARSARYLARDVGADAIVAATESGYTALKAAKYRPTIPVVGSTPHDDVRRRLALSWGVTPVYAPISDQSADAVIERAVQSAIDAEVAESGDTVVVLCGMMTELEGANTTNMLKVHVAADALDTGRVVVEGRASGPIAHAPDGDLSEVPAGAILSLGHEFDDEFAGDFETLAGIVDARPGMTGYSALIARELEIPMLSGADITDLEPGRIVTIDGGRGVIYDGELAHHEPDTDRDEA, encoded by the coding sequence ATGCGAAACGCCAAGATCGTCTGCACGCTCGGACCCGCCTCGAGCGACCGCGAGACGATCCGAAAACTGGCAGAGGCGGGCATGTCCGTCGCCCGGTTGAACGCGAGTCACGGCGAGACGGACGATCGAGCCGAACTCATCGAGCGCGTTCGGGCGGTCGACGAAGCGCGTCGCCACCCGATCGCCGTCATGCTGGACCTGCAGGGCCCGGAGGTTCGGACCGCGCCGCTTTCGGACGACCGAACGATCACGCTCGAAACCGGCGGTTCGGTCACGCTGGTCGAAGGTGACACCGCGTCTGCGGACGAGATTGGCCTGTCTACGTGGATCGGTGGCGTCACGCGAGGCGACCGCGTGTTACTCGACGACGGGCTTATCTCGCTCTCCGTAACCGACGTGACGGGAGAGACCGTCACCGCGCGCGTCGATAGCGGCGGCGAACTCGAGGGGCGAAAGGGCGTGAACGTTCCCGGCGTCGACCTCGATCTGGAGACCGTCACCGAGAGCGATCGGCGCGAACTCGAACTCGCCGCCGAGTACGAGGTCGACTTCGTCGCCGCGAGTTTCGTCGGATCCGCCGCGGACGTCTACCAGGTCAACGAGGAACTAGAAGCCCTCGGCGTGGAAATCCCGATCGTCTCGAAGATCGAGCGGGCCGACGCCGTCTCGAACCTCGACGAACTCGTCGACTCCTCGCAGGGAATCATGGTCGCCAGGGGAGACCTTGGCGTCGAGTGTCCGATGGAGGACGTCCCAATGATACAAAAGCGGATCATCCGGCGCTGTCGCGAGAGCGGCGTCCCCGTCATCACGGCGACGGAAATGCTCGATTCGATGGTTCACTCCCCGCGACCGACGCGGGCGGAGGCCTCCGACGTCGCGAACGCCGTCCTCGACGGTACCGACGCCGTAATGCTCTCGGCGGAGACGGCCGTGGGCGACGATCCCGTCAGGGTGGTCGAAACGATGCGTCGAATCGTTCGCGAGGTCGAACGGTCCGAAGAGTACGAGGAAGTCGTCGAGAGTCGCGTGCCCATAACCGGAGCATCGAAAACCGACGCGCTCGCCAGATCGGCCAGATACCTCGCTCGAGACGTGGGCGCAGACGCCATCGTCGCGGCGACGGAATCGGGGTACACGGCGCTCAAGGCCGCGAAGTACCGCCCGACGATTCCGGTCGTCGGCTCGACGCCGCACGACGACGTGCGACGACGATTGGCCCTCAGCTGGGGTGTCACGCCGGTGTACGCACCGATCTCGGATCAGAGCGCCGACGCCGTCATCGAGCGAGCCGTCCAGTCGGCGATCGACGCCGAGGTCGCCGAGAGCGGCGATACGGTCGTCGTTCTCTGCGGGATGATGACTGAACTCGAGGGGGCGAACACGACGAACATGTTGAAGGTCCACGTCGCGGCGGACGCGCTGGATACCGGCCGTGTCGTCGTCGAAGGACGCGCGAGCGGTCCTATCGCCCACGCACCCGACGGCGATTTGAGCGAGGTTCCGGCCGGCGCGATTCTTTCGCTCGGGCACGAATTCGACGACGAGTTCGCGGGCGACTTCGAGACCCTGGCGGGGATCGTCGACGCCAGACCGGGAATGACCGGCTACTCGGCGCTCATCGCCAGGGAACTCGAGATCCCGATGCTCAGCGGGGCCGACATCACCGACCTCGAACCGGGCCGGATCGTGACGATCGACGGCGGTCGCGGTGTCATCTACGACGGTGAACTGGCCCACCACGAACCGGATACCGACCGAGACGAAGCGTAA